A section of the Oryza sativa Japonica Group chromosome 1, ASM3414082v1 genome encodes:
- the LOC4324722 gene encoding ABC transporter G family member 38 encodes MADPQHVQEEAAGAEAVHAHAARHDGAVVMEILSRSLQSMPASPDVSAYFSGASSRRPSAADEVDDEEALRWAALERLPSFDRLRTGLMRADADSSGVGVGAVGRGRRWYAHREVDVRTLELAQRQAFVERVFHVAEEDNERFLKKLRARIDRAGIQMPTVEVRFRNVNVQAECHVGTRALPTLANVSRDVGESLLGLVGLNFAKRKALHILKDVSGIVRPSRMTLLLGPPSSGKTTLLLALAGKLDPTLETSGEVTYNGYGLDEFVPQKTAAYISQHDVHAGEMTVKETLDFSAKCQGVGQRYELLKELAKKERQLGIYPDPEVDLFMKATSVEGSTLQTDYILRILGLDMCADVIVGDELRRGISGGQKKRLTTAEMLVGPTKVLFMDEISTGLDSSTTFQIIRCIQQIVHMGEATVLVSLLQPAPEIFELFDDVMLLSEGQIVYQGPREHVLEFFERCGFRCPERKGVADFLQEVTSKKDQEQYWIQSEKPYRYVSVPEFVAKFKKFHMGKSLKKQLSVPFNKGKIHKSALVFSKQSVSTLELLKTSCSKEWLLMKRNSFVYIFKTVQGILVALIASTVFLRTQLNTRDEDDGQIYIGALIFVMITNMFSGFADLSLTLARLPVFYKHRDFLFYRPWTFALPNVLVRIPSSLFESIIWVAITYYTMGFAPEASRFFKHLLVVFMLQQMAAGLFRVTAGLCRTVVVTNTAGSLAVLIMFVLGGFILPKDAIPKWWVWAYWCSPLTYAYIAFSSNEMHSPRWMDKFVPDGKRLGVAVLENSGVFTNKEWYWIATGALLGFTILFNVLFSLSLMYLNPVGKPQSILPEETDSQENIQEGKNKAHIKQIITVETPEPVSPNSIITLDKVIQQLRGYSANTSDRSHSYINAAGRTAPGRGMVLPFEPLYMSFNEINYYVDMPLEMKSQGVTADKLQLLSGISGAFRPGVLTALMGVSGAGKTTLMDVLSGRKTGGYIEGEIYISGYPKNQATFARISGYCEQNDIHSPQITVRESLLFSAFLRLPKEVNDQEKKIFVDEVMELVELTGLKDAIVGLPGVNGLSTEQRKRLTIAVELVANPSIIFMDEPTSGLDARAAAIVMRTVRNTVNTGRTVVCTIHQPSIDIFEAFDELLLLKRGGQVIYSGPLGTNSHKVVEYFEAIPGVPKIEENRNPATWMLDVSSAASEVRLEIDFAEYYRSSTMHQRTKALVKELSNPPPGSDDLYFPSQYSQSTFNQFKLCLWKQWWTYWRSPDYNLVRIFFALFTALMLGTIFWRVGHKMESSKDLLVIIGSMYAAVLFVGFENSVTVQPVVAVERTVFYRERAAGMYSAIPYALAQVVVEIPYVFVETVIYTLIVYPMMSFQWTPAKFFWFFYVSFFTFLYFTYYGMMNVSVSPNLQVASILGAAFYTLFNLFSGFFIPRPKIPKWWVWYYWLCPVAWTVYGLIVSQYGDVEDFITVPGQSDQQVRPFIKDYFGYDPDFMGVVAAVLAGFTVFFAFTYAYSIRTLNFQQR; translated from the exons ATGGCTGACCCGCAGCACGTACAAGAGGAGGCAGCCGGAGCCGAGGCGGTGCACGCACACGCAGCCCGACACGACGGCGCCGTCGTCATGGAGATCCTGAGCCGGAGCCTGCAGAGCATGCCGGCGAGCCCGGACGTGAGCGCCTACTTCTCCGGCGCGTCGTCGCGGCGCCCCAGCGCGGccgacgaggtcgacgacgaggaggcgctgCGGTGGGCCGCGCTGGAGCGGCTCCCGTCGTTCGACCGCCTCCGCACGGGCCTCATGCGGGCGGACGCGGACagcagcggcgtcggcgtcggcgccgtgggccgcGGCCGCAGGTGGTACGCGCACCGGGAGGTGGACGTGCGCACGCTGGAGCTCGCGCAGCGTCAGGCCTTCGTGGAGCGCGTGTTCCACGTCGCCGAGGAGGACAACGAGCGCTTCCTCAAGAAGCTCCGCGCCCGCATCGAccg GGCGGGGATCCAGATGCCGACGGTGGAGGTGAGGTTCAGGAACGTGAACGTGCAGGCGGAGTGCCACGTCGGGACGCGCGCGCTGCCGACGCTGGCGAACGTGTCGCGGGACGTGGGCGAGTCTCTGCTGGGCCTCGTCGGCCTCAACTTCGCCAAGAGGAAGGCCCTCCACATCCTCAAGGACGTCTCGGGCATCGTCAGGCCGTCCAG GATGACGCTTCTGCTGGGCCCACCTTCTTCCGGCAAGACGACGCTCTTGCTGGCCCTGGCCGGCAAGCTCGACCCAACTCTTGAG ACGAGCGGTGAGGTGACGTACAACGGCTACGGGCTGGACGAGTTCGTGCCGCAGAAGACGGCGGCGTACATCAGCCAGCACGACGTCCACGCTGGCGAGATGACCGTCAAGGAGACGCTCGACTTCTCCGCCAAGTGTCAGGGGGTTGGCCAGAGATACG AGTTGCTCAAGGAGCTCGCGAAGAAGGAGAGGCAGCTGGGCATATACCCAGATCCAGAAGTCGACCTGTTCATGAAG GCTACTTCAGTTGAGGGGAGCACTCTCCAGACAGATTACATTCTCAGG ATCCTCGGGCTGGACATGtgcgccgacgtcatcgtcggcGACGAGCTGCGGCGCGGCATCTCCGGCGGCCAGAAGAAGCGCCTCACCACAG CGGAGATGCTGGTCGGCCCGACCAAGGTCTTGTTCATGGACGAGATATCCACCGGCCTGGACAGCTCCACCACCTTCCAGATCATCAGGTGCATCCAGCAGATCGTCCACATGGGCGAGGCCACCGTCCTGGTGTCGCTGCTGCAGCCCGCGCCGGAGATCTTCGAGCTCTTCGACGACGTCATGCTACTCTCCGAGGGGCAGATCGTGTACCAGGGCCCCCGGGAGCATGTGCTTGAGTTCTTCGAGAGGTGTGGGTTCCGCTGCCCCGAGAGGAAAGGTGTTGCTGACTTCTTGCAGGAG GTTACATCAAAGAAAGATCAGGAGCAGTACTGGATACAGAGCGAGAAACCTTATCGCTACGTATCAGTACCTGAATTTGTTGCAAAGTTTAAGAAATTTCACATGGGGAAGAGCCTAAAAAAGCAGCTTTCTGTTCCTTTCAACAAGGGGAAAATCCACAAGTCTGCTCTGGTATTCTCCAAGCAGTCTGTTTCTACTTTGGAGCTTCTCAAGACCTCGTGCTCCAAGGAATGGCTTCTCATGAAGCGGAATTCATTTGTCTACATTTTCAAAACAGTTCAG GGAATCCTAGTTGCATTGATAGCATCAACAGTTTTCTTGCGGACCCAGCTCAACACAAGAGATGAGGACGATGGCCAAATCTATATAGGAGCCCTTATTTTTGTTATGATAACTAATATGTTCAGTGGTTTTGCTGATTTATCTTTAACTCTGGCAAGGCTCCCGGTATTCTACAAACATAGGGACTTCCTGTTTTATAGGCCATGGACTTTTGCACTTCCAAATGTTCTCGTGAGAATCCCTAGCTCCCTGTTTGAGTCGATAATTTGGGTTGCAATAACCTACTACACCATGGGGTTTGCCCCTGAAGCTAGCAG GTTCTTCAAACACCTGCTTGTAGTCTTCATGCTTCAGCAGATGGCTGCAGGACTGTTCAGAGTCACCGCTGGGTTATGCAGGACTGTTGTGGTAACGAACACTGCAGGGTCTCTTGCAGTTCTGATCATGTTTGTGCTTGGAGGATTCATCCTACCAAAAG ATGCAATCCCTAAATGGTGGGTGTGGGCTTACTGGTGTTCACCCCTTACTTATGCATACATTGCCTTTTCTTCCAATGAAATGCATTCTCCAAGGTGGATGGACAAATTT GTACCTGATGGAAAGAGATTGGGAGTGGCAGTTCTAGAAAATTCAGGTGTCTTCACCAATAAGGAATGGTACTGGATTGCAACTGGCGCCCTTCTAGGGTTCACCATTCTGTTCAACGTGTTATTCTCGCTATCACTTATGTACCTGAACC CTGTTGGAAAACCACAATCCATCCTCCCTGAAGAAACCGATAGTCAGGAGAACATTCAGGAAGGAAAAAACAAGGCACATATAAAACAGATAATTACAGTTGAAACACCAGAACCTGTATCCCCGAACTCAATTATCACCC TGGATAAGGTGATTCAACAATTGCGTGGATATTCCGCAAACACTTCTGATAGGTCGCACTCATACATTAATGCTGCTGGCAGAACTGCTCCAGGAAGAGGGATGGTTCTTCCATTTGAACCGCTCTACATGTCCTTTAATGAGATAAATTACTATGTTGATATGCCTTTG GAAATGAAGAGTCAGGGAGTAACTGCCGATAAGCTTCAACTGCTGTCAGGGATATCTGGAGCTTTTCGACCTGGTGTTCTGACTGCTCTTATGGGTGTTAGTGGGGCTGGAAAGACTACCCTCATGGATGTCTTATCTGGGAGAAAGACAGGTGGATATATTGAAGGGGAAATCTATATATCGGGTTACCCAAAGAACCAAGCAACATTTGCTAGAATATCAGGCTACTGTGAGCAAAATGACATCCACTCCCCACAGATTACTGTAAGGGAGTCCCTACTTTTCTCTGCTTTCCTGCGCCTGCCTAAGGAGGTCAATGATCAAGAAAAGAAG ATCTTTGTGGATGAAGTTATGGAACTGGTTGAGCTTACTGGTCTGAAAGATGCTATTGTGGGCCTCCCTGGTGTGAATGGGCTGTCAACAGAACAAAGAAAGAGGCTGACAATCGCTGTAGAGCTTGTGGCAAACCCCTCAATTATCTTTATGGATGAACCAACTTCTGGTCTTGATGCAAGAGCGGCTGCTATTGTTATGAGAACTGTACGTAACACTGTCAATACTGGAAGAACCGTTGTATGCACTATTCATCAACCAAGCATTGACATTTTTGAAGCTTTTGATGAG TTGTTGCTACTAAAAAGAGGAGGCCAGGTTATATATTCTGGACCATTGGGTACAAATTCTCATAAAGTTGTTGAGTACTTTGAG GCAATTCCTGGAGTCCCAAAGATCGAAGAGAATCGCAACCCAGCTACATGGATGCTGGATGTAAGCTCAGCTGCATCAGAAGTTCGATTGGAAATTGATTTTGCTGAATATTACAGGTCATCGACTATGCACCA GCGAACCAAAGCATTGGTAAAAGAACTGAGCAATCCACCTCCTGGTTCCGATGACCTCTACTTCCCTAGTCAATACTCGCAGAGCACCTTTAATCAGTTCAAGCTCTGCCTCTGGAAACAATGGTGGACTTACTGGAGAAGCCCTGATTATAACCTTGTCAGGATTTTCTTTGCATTATTTACTGCTTTAATGTTGGGGACTATATTTTGGAGGGTTGGTCACAAGAT GGAGAGTTCAAAAGATCTCTTGGTCATCATTGGATCAATGTATGCTGCCGTCTTGTTTGTTGGTTTTGAGAATTCTGTAACTGTTCAACCCGTTGTTGCTGTGGAAAGGACTGTATTTTACAGAGAGCGGGCAGCTGGAATGTACTCGGCTATACCATATGCTCTAGCTCAG GTTGTTGTGGAGATACCGTATGTGTTCGTTGAGACTGTCATTTACACACTTATTGTCTACCCAATGATGTCGTTCCAATGGACACCAGCAAAATTCTTCTGGTTCTTCTATGTTTCATTCTTCACCTTCCTCTATTTCACTTACTATGGCATGATGAACGTCTCCGTATCACCAAACCTTCAGGTTGCTTCCATATTGGGTGCTGCCTTTTACACCCTTTTCAATCTCTTTTCAGGATTCTTCATCCCAAGACCG AAAATCCCAAAATGGTGGGTTTGGTACTATTGGCTTTGTCCAGTGGCATGGACAGTATACGGCCTTATTGTGTCACAGTACGGAGATGTGGAGGATTTTATCACGGTCCCTGGACAATCTGATCAGCAAGTCAGACCTTTCATCAAGGACTATTTTGGCTATGACCCGGACTTCATGGGCGTCGTGGCTGCAGTGCTGGCTGGCTTTACTGTCTTCTTCGCTTTTACATATGCTTACTCCATCAGAACCTTAAATTTCCAGCAGAGATAG
- the LOC9270317 gene encoding lachrymatory-factor synthase has protein sequence MHTDTRVTYGFTLNTRSRSSIKQEQSEVSNVQSPFSTGMMQQAAAAAEAHGSGHPAASMADDGKEEAVSAAWHGSVRAAVEGPTPDQAWALLGDFCSLHRWVPSVQTCRRVEGAEGQPGCVRYCAGPVNKAAEAVAGWSKERLVEFDPVARRYSYEVVETNKGFGRYAATLRVEPDPAGCAVAWSFEADPVRGWSLEGFVGFLDELARGVARRLEEEIMSRN, from the coding sequence ATGCACACGGATACACGTGTCACATATGGCTTCACGCTAAACACTCGGTCAAGGTCAAGCATAAAGCAAGAACAGTCAGAGGTCTCCAATGTCCAATCTCCATTTTCCACCGGCATGATgcaacaagcagcagcagcagccgaagCACACGGCTCCGGTCACCCGGCGGCGTCCATGGCTGACGACGGGAAGGAGGAAGCAGTCTCGGCGGCGTGGCACGGGTCGGTTCGCGCCGCGGTGGAGGGGCCGACGCCGGACCAGGCGTGGGCGCTGCTCGGGGACTTCTGCTCCCTCCACCGGTGGGTACCCTCGGTGCAGACGTGCCGAAGGGTGGAGGGCGCCGAGGGCCAGCCCGGGTGCGTCCGCTACTGTGCCGGCCCGGTGAACAAGGCGGCGGAGGCTGTGGCCGGGTGGTCCAAGGAGAGGCTGGTCGAGTTCGACCCAGTCGCGCGGCGGTACAGCTACGAGGTGGTGGAGACCAACAAGGGGTTCGGCCGGTACGCGGCCACGCTCCGGGTGGAGCCCGACCCGGCCGGGTGCGCCGTCGCGTGGTCGTTCGAGGCCGACCCGGTGCGGGGCTGGTCGCTGGAAGGGTTCGTGGGGTTCCTCGACGAGCTCGCGCGCGGCGTCGCCAGGAGGCTCGAGGAGGAGATCATGTCGCGGAATTAG